The Mytilus galloprovincialis chromosome 3, xbMytGall1.hap1.1, whole genome shotgun sequence genomic interval TAACATGAGCCTCTGTCTTGTTTCCTATCACTTCAGCTATTGCCTGAAAATCCTTGCCATATTTCCTTACCCCTAAAAAGGAATTTCAACAATATAAAAACTGGCAAGTGAACAACTTATGTGTCTCATATATCAGAGTGTGACAATTTCATCGAAATGATTCAAATCATAGTTAATTCCTTCAAGGTTATATTTACAGTACGAAGAAGGCAGCTAACAGAACAAATAATATGTAATCATGTTTTGCTTCCAAAAGAAAGTGCTATCATCTTTTACCTGTCTTTATTctcagaaaacatttaaaatcagGTCAATATGAAACAAAAATCAGTGTGACATTATATTCCTTTTTCCTCCATCTGAAAGAAAAGCCCCTTAATGCATATGATGAAAGCAACATTACAAAATGgtgaacatttaaaaataaaatcaattctaCCATTGTAAGTTTCGCATTTCCTGAAAATTTGCAATAACttccaaaaatatttcttttgtattATTTCATCCCATTCCTATATAGTTTTGAAACTTGATAACAAAGtttagttagtttttttttacattgttgtATTTTTACATCAATTCATATCATCTGTCTGTTTAAttgtattataaaatataaaatgactcATTTATGGATCAataaattttttcaatattttttttaaacagtcaaTTTTCTTGATTGCAGGGAACATGATATCATGATGAGAGGGTTTTACTTTTGTTAAGTATAAGACTATAATATTCCATGCCTTGCTtttgtaattaaatatagaaataaaatgcatttaacaAATTTACAGCATATATTTTACCTTGAACAGCCAACAAGAGCTCTTCATTCGTCCAACGAGCATTAATCCTTTGGTTGCCCTATAAATACAGgaagttttcatttaaaattaaatctctcacAGAAAGTCAATCTTAAtactatatattttatgttcaACAAGTATAGTAAGCAAAAATACACATGGTAATaatttccacaaaaaaaatataattcaattgcatatcttttataaatatcaacaaaCAAACCATAAAGATGGGTTGTTTTTTCAGTTGCTGATATACATGACATCCAAAACCATTATGGCAAAGAGATGTCTATCTTTTGAACATTTTCAgataatacatgtaatgtaaatTAGAAGCAATTCTCAACAAATAAAGACACCTATGTTGTTGTCCAACTTGTGTCAGTTTTTCACCAGATCGGACTTGAACACGCACATTATATTGTTACATTTTTTCTATCAAGGGGAATAACTCAGCTAGCACTTCTAgtaaaaatgtctttaaatatAGATTTCCATATGAAACAAATAAAGAAGAATTAACATGACTGAAACAAAACAATATCAATGACAGAGACAGGGGTGGAAAAACAAAGAGGTTCTTCGACCGTCATAAGAAACAATTTcctgtaaaaacaaaaatataactatttACCTCTGGTGGTCTCAGTTCATCTATACAACCCATCTTATGTTTCTGCATACTGATCATTTGTTTATGATTCTGAacctataaaataaaaatgacagcaTTTTTAGATCACACTTCCGGTTTATCTAAGTATTAATAGTATACACTTTGACCAATTTTTGGAAGAGTTCAGAAAAATCCACTCATTGTGAAACAAAATTGGAAGAGGGGGTTAAGAAATAAGAATTTAGGGAATTCTGTATAAATTTCCATACAATTCTCATTTGGAATGGACCATTTTACCAAACCAGAGGATTACTTCATGCATGTTCTAGGAAAATCTCATTCACTTTATCAAGATTAcagaaaacaagagtgcacaccctgaaatgtctcaccttctttactagtcattgatataatgttgatagtcctaaatataaaactgtcacataaactcaacattaaccaagaaaactaaacattgatcactgaaccatgaaaatgaggtcaaggtcaaggtcagatgaaccatgccaggcagacacttacagctaacaattcttccatacaactaatatagttgacctattgcttataaattaagagacagactaaaacacaaaaacttaacacttagcaatgaaccatgaaaatgaggtcaaggtcaaataaaacctgcgtgactgacatatagataataaaatacttctatacaccaaatatagttgacctattgcatattgtattcgaaaaatagaccaaaactcaaaaacttaaccactgaaccatgaaaatgaggtcaaggtcagacgacACCTGccatatgttatgtattatcatcaaatacaacttacatttcaatattaagaatgaacacgaatgcagccactttcatttaagaagGAATttggaaaccgtctaaaatttaactaaaatgctcaaattatgaagatttcagtaatttagcatgacttcatgatgctagtacctgatatatatgcactgtattgtcaaaaacagcccatattcatatagcagaagcattctactttccaataaatatcttaaagtttacattttaacaattttgtaaaactgctatattttggggccaaaatggggtcttatcggacctactcctttgctcaatttttaatatttgaacttttataattattaatatcaatttcatAAATCAACTAACTTGTCTTTTAAGGGAGACGAGATCAGCTTCTGCATTTTTGAGAACAGCGTCTGCTTGAGCTGGAGGTCCTGAGGTAAATAGAGACAGATCTTCTGCAATAATAAACATTCCACGTGGGGGTTTCCTCTTGTGTTTCATGGGGTTATGTCTGTGTTGTCCATGGTCATGTCTGTTTGGTCCAGCACTTCTCATCACACCAGTTCTTCTGTGTAAGAAAATAAAATAGACTGGACTAACTCTTTACATTTacatacaaaatttgtcaatCTTATTCATAACAAATCAGATATCCtggatacaaatatatacatgatattagtttgggttaaaaaattatcacttttaaaactttcattttttttttcatctaaaaaaattataatttatcaggtaatatttcaattttctttgAAGTCACTTAATTTCCCCCAAAAAATAAGCCACAGCTAAATTTGCACAGTATGCTATTgttgtttgcattaaaaattaaattgggtTGAAGAAGTGTTGCTATCAAATTATCCTTCCACTTGCAAGAGTTAACTCCCTCGAAATGTTATGTTGATTGCACAGTTCATGAAGGGTTAAAACTACTGAAAGACTGGtcaaattgtaaaatttctatcTTTACCAGATAGTTTGAAAGATATAATTAATAGTTTCTTAGTTCAATTATTTTTGATTGTCCAATGAAAATTTGTATTGACCATGCAAAAATGATAGTGGCCAAATGGACCAAATGTCCGCTGAACCATTAAAATCTTTGTCATCTCTGACTAAGCCATAGTTCTTACCTCCAATACTGGAAACACGAATTACATAGAGAACCTTTAGGTGTTGGGTTTAACGTTGAGGTAGATATACCACAGTTAGAACAAGTATCTTTTTCctgcttctgaaaaaaaaaaacacttttaaaatggtTTCATAGCAGTttaatttagtttttattttacataattatCCTTATAAAACTTGTATTGTTAATTCTTAACCTTTCTGTTATACTGTTCTTGATgtattcatatgaaataaaaaggCCTAATTGCTACATATTCATGACAAAACATATTCAAATTAAATTTCTACtcacaaaaaattatgaaaataaatccCTCACATAAATTAGCTGTATAAGAACTGATAGTATGCAATaaattgtatgtaaataagcCCAGGGTTTCTCatttcaaatatgtaatacatatcCTACATACCCCATTTTCTTTGTTAGCATCATCAGCATCAGATTTCTTACTTTCTATATCTGAATCTTCTTCactgaaaataaatttgatttattatatatattctaATATTGTTTTATGGGTTTAATAAGACGGCATCAACAATTAAgtgaaaaatgaattgaaaattgaaccgaacatatttttttatgaatttcagtAAATACAATGTAAAAATAGTATCGATATGTGGTGACAATGTTCAATGAGTTTAATTTGGATGCCTACTTTAAACAGTTATATCATTCATGTTAGCAAAAACATATCTCACTCATCCTATTAATGAATGACACCCtcaaataataaaactttttaaattttcaatcatCTTAATTTTAACCATATGCATGAACATTCTAAGATTTTTTTCTGGagttaattattttgatcttAAAGTGATTTTTTCTAGGAAACTTGACTCTCTATGCATAGGATGTTGGGTATTAGTTACATTTGTAACTGTAAGAACTACATGATGTTTCTATGAATAAGTACTCCAATTAAGGAGCACCATTCTTGTGAGCAATGACTATTTAAATGAAACAGTCCAGTACCTGTCGCCATTCTTAGTTAGTTTTCTGGCTTGTCGATCCATCAGACTTGTTCTTGATCTTGTTTTCTTCCATGAATAGTAATACTTAACCAAACTGGCTATTGATTTGTCAGGAAGCTGCAAAAGTTTCATTTATAATCATTAACCTACTGCCACATCATCAACATGTATTACATTAAATTACTGCCACATCATCAACATGTATAACATTAAATCACTGCCACATCATCAACATGTATAACATTTAAATCACTACCACATCATCAACATGTATAACATTAAATTACTGCCACATCATCAACATGTATAACATTAAATCACTGCCACATCATCAACATGTATAACATTAAATCACTGCCACATCATCAACATGTATAACATTAAATCACTACCACATCATCAACATGTATAACATTAAATTACTGCCACATCATCAACATGTATAACATTAAATCACTGCCACATCATCAACATGTATAACATTAAATCACTACCACATCATCAACATGTATAACATTAAATTACTGCCACATCATCAACATGTATAACATTAAATCACTGCCACATCATCAACATGTATAACATTAAATCACTACCACATCATCAACATGTATAACATTAAATCACTACCACATCATCAACATGTATAACATTAAATCACTACCACATCATCAACATGTATAACATTAAATTACTGCCACATCATCAACATGTATAACATTAAATCACTGCCACATCATCAACATGTATAACATTAAATCACTACCACATCATCAACATGTATAACATTAAATTACTGCCACATCATCAACATGTATAACATTAAATCACTGCCACATCATCAACATGTATAACATTAAATCACTACCACATCATCAACATGTATAACATTAAATTACTGCCACATCATCAACATGTATAACATTAAATCACTACCACATCATCAACATGTATAACATTAAATCACTGCCACATCATCAACATGTATAACATTAAATCACTGCCACATCATCAACATGTATAACATTAAATCACTGCCACATCATCAACATGTATAACATTAAATCGTAATATTTTTTCCTTCTTTCTCATGTACAGGTAAGATTACAAATCTATCAATCACAGCTACTAATTAATTTACGACCTTCCAACAAGGTTTTACACAGGTACATCACTGCAGGGGTAATTACAGTCAGGCGGATGTCCAACTAGTCTGTTTCTTGTCCCATTGGGACATGTATAGGAGCAAGacttaaaatgtacatgtaaaacatTAAATCGTAATATTTTTTCCTTCTTTCTCATAATTTTTCCTTATACTTATCTATATCTATAGTCTCTTTTCTTAGTTTCAGTGTAATTCTAATCTGTTGATAATATCAGATCAGACAGTGTCAGACAAACACAGCTCCCTATGAGCAGGGTACAAACTTACAACCATTAGTGTTGACAAGCTTGTGATCACTGTAGAGTGTAGATCTAGTATTTAGATCACTCAGCCCCCACAGCAACGGTGTAACTTTAAAGTTTTATAGACTATAGtcataaaaatgtttaacaaaaacgTACTAGTAACTTAGAATTGTATTATATAACCTTTACCCATGGTCTATCTCCGTAAAACATACAAGATTTACCTTGAGTTAATACCATGAATACTGGACGAATTATTATAATAACTTACCATTTGCCTGATCCTGTGAAAACTTTTGCCATGGAAACTGAATGCCTGTTCAAACAAAACTTTATCTTCTACAGTCCACTCATCTGGGAATGGTGTAAAGTTTGCTAGGTCTGATAATGCCTTATCAATGTTATGTTTATGCCAAAACAACATGCCCAAAGCCTGCAAAGAAAATTCTAATTAATATGAGCTCTACTATTTTCCATGTATTTACCAATGAAAATGGATAtatgcaaaaaacaaatatatatatctgttaaGGGTTTCATTCTTGCTCAAGATCTAAAATAGTCTTAAGAAATTATGTGGTTATAAGAATGGAATCTTTGTGCCAGCCTCACCCAGTCCAATTCCAATCAATGTTTTATATActcaaaattgaaaatggaaatggggaatgtgtcaaagagacaacaacccaaccaaagagcagacaacagtcgtgtatctttttaaaagaaattttgttttcaGTCAGAGAAAAAGCCACAAAAttaacattgtttttaaataaaactcaTGAACATTTTTACCAATAAATTACCTGCTCTGTGTTGTATCCATGCTTTTCTTTAGCAATCACCACATATTCATCAACTGAAATAATTAGCAtaactttaagtttgaaattaaatcattaaaataaaatgaccCTACATGTACAACATAATAAATTAACTGACGTGActgatgtatatatgtatttaaactaCAAAATCTAAGTGTGATCAATTGGTGTCCTCTGAATGTTAAAACTGACGGGCAATCTTTAAAACATAGTCAGTACGGTGGTACCAGTCGATAGGAAGTGCTATTGACCCACCCAGTTTTCCCAAATCAATGGATTTGTGGATGTTTATCAGATGATGGGTTATCTTTTAATCATAGTCAGAACAACTCAATGGACCGGTCAGCAGAAAGACATATCACCACACTCTGTCTCCTATTAACCTTTAATCTTACTCATAGATATTGTTTGCTTGTGAAACAAGTAACTAATTTGGATTGTTTTGTCTGGGGATAAGACAGAAGTTAGCATGGTACCATGAGATGGTGGATCTATCTCCCAGTTATGAACACAATGGCCCAGGACTGCTAATGGACATTTAAATAGTCTGTTAGTGTTTGAAACATTTAATCAAATTAAAGAGGAAATAATAAAAGTGTCTTTTTATTCTTTGTAATGATTTGCCCATCTAATAATAAAGGTGCTATATATATccaacaatcatgacaattaaAAATCTAGATTTTAAAGAGTATGAGCTTATTCATATGAATCCTTTTTTGGTTGAACTTTATAACTTTTCACTGTAAATTGATTCTTGACGGTTGTGCAACTTGTGCAATTGATTCTTATATCATTGAACAATACAAAGTTTGATTGGTGCATGTGACATGGTGCAATCAGAAAGTTTTACTTGTTTGGATTGGTGTTCCCAGGAAACCCCAAATACAATAGTTATTAATAAAGTGCTCTCTTGATGAAGTCTCGTAGAGCTTGTAAGAAAGAGATTACCTTTAGCATCAGGAAGATCCCAAGCTGGTGCCCACACTAGAATGGCATCATTTCTACCTTCAGgttttatatctaaaaataaacaatttatttaaaatcatcAAGCAATTCATTTAACTTTCTGTCCTACATGTATAATCACAATACtattaatatatagatataagatgatgtggtttgagtgccaatgagacaactctccatccaagtcacaatgtgtacaTGTAATATACTTGTTTCAGGTACTAAGTCCCCCACCTATTTCAATATCAAgttcttgcaaaaaaaaaaatataagatttattGATGTTTATGAGCATGAGCCAATAAATACCTAATATCCATCCCCTAAGGTATAACAAATCCCAGGCTTACCTTTTCATAAAcatgaaaatcaacaaaaatgctTAACatacataattttagatatgccTCAAGTGCTTACCTGGGTTATAAACTGGAACTTTAGCTTGGAAATCATCTCCTACTCGCATTCCATTATCTATGAAGAAACAAATATCTTTATTACTTCATGCATTTATATACTATTGTCAAAAACTTATTACTGCTGGCTTGAATACATGATTTCAAAAATGTTGTGTAGGGTGTGTTTTGAAAATTACTTTACTAATACTCTGTTCACAATATGCCTTTTTAAACTGGGTTCGACCCAAATAAGTTAATCCGAGTTAAATTTACGCAGTGTGAATGCCTTCACCTGGGGCAAACCCGGATTAAAATTACCCCTCATTTAAGGTGGAGTTAATGTGGGGCAAACCCTGGTTAACGTTAACTACCTCACATCTATATGTGAACGCAAAGTGAAGTTAATGTGAGGTTGTTGCTATAGTGACATATGTTTGCTTAAATAGgtttttaatttgatgtaattATTATGTGATGTCACATGTCGAATGATATCCTTTTTTTACAGAAGTCCAGTTACCGTATTCATGAATTATGTAACCCATTTTAAATTAGGGTCAGAAAGAGAGATATAAGTGTATTGATCTATGTTAAAATCCCTGCATAAAgacaaacaacatgaacaatgaaaCCTTTAAAATTTCCGtcgcgtatttttttttttttggcgtgcAATAAGAATAAAGTGGCGTTATTTGTTCAATAACATTGAAATTGGTTGATGTAGAACTTATCCGAAATGGTCAGGAATGAGTGTGGTAAAAATACATACTACCCGAAATGATGACTGTATTAAAGCAACTCTAAATTGCTAAAGATAAAGAAAAGGGGGTAAAGTTTTTTTTCTGCTATGATGTATCATGACaatctaaacatttttttaaccatGAACACATCAATTTTTAATAGTTTTGTCTTTCAAAGCGTGAAAAGCCAAAAACTAGTCAATCAGTTAATATATAGACTCCTTTCggagggggtctcattggggggttctgatttcggatcccgcttactgttttatCAGATTCCGGTATCCCGCCTACACTATcatcgtgtgatgtgttttcgtACTAATAACAATTTTCACTGCTTACCGTTTTCACTGTTGAGTTTTTATTCAGGTGTTTACTCAAATTTAACAAGCATTTCCTGTAGGTTGATTTTAGGTATCTAGTTTTTTTGTCAAGGCTTACTACCATTTTTTACTGTTTCCGATTACTTTGCGATTTTTGTATGTCAAAAAAACGGCATCATAAGTTTTCGTATGAAATAAAAATTGGATCAGTACACGGACAGAAAATGACTATAAAATCtggaaattgatattttttaaagtcGTGGTTTTGGTGATCGCTTGAATCATACAAAAAGTTATTTAATACTTTTCAGTACTAAAAATTACTAGTAAATAGTTTTTAGTATATTGTGTTTCATGTGCTGAAATTGTTAGATTTTGATTAATTTCAGATTGGCACCTGGTTTgtacaaaatacattattttttctaaaataaaatgcagttttctAAATTTaggattaaatataaaaagtttaGACTGTTTTCATCTTCATGTATCAAAGATGTATAAAAAgaattgtcaataaaatattgaataactAGATTTTGAACAACCATTTTATATAAGACACTATTAATTTTAACTCGCTGGTTTGTAATTAAAACGGCAGAAAAAACACACGAAAATCACATGTCTTGAAGATCCGGTGTCTGACAGGCAAAAAACTTATCTGGACTTTATTTCAACCCTACAGAATTTTTTTCCACAACTATTCTAGTGATgcatattttttacattaaataaaaatggctaggttggttttattaaatttgttctaACATctttgagggccctcatggggtttttgattatgtgattacttggccgtttttttaatgattatttgattattaagccaaatatttcatgattatttgattacctaggactgtatttttagtttatgattatttgattactaaagataagcaaatatttaatgattatgtgattatattggcaaaaaaatggtgattatgtaaTTAcaaggacccccccatgaggggcctcatctTTAAAAAGCGACcttgaatatgttttaaatttgtcaagtTGTAGTGGTGGTGTTGTTCTAAATATAAAAACCGAAAAACATGCTACAATGTACGTGTATGCAGTCGAAACCGATGAAATGTGGttgatacgaaaacatatgacaggAAAATATGTACGTAAGCaactctcatttttttttttaatttaccatgTCCCGCTTGACatcatttcctgttttcacggCATAatatttgactttcacgtgtcacgcttacaaaaaatcagcaatcctgTGTCACGCTTAGACCTCAATGAGACCCACTT includes:
- the LOC143069604 gene encoding REST corepressor 3-like, whose amino-acid sequence is MVMADHKNAADIRNGRRSRGVSPNEFSDDSSGEDSDHDNGMRVGDDFQAKVPVYNPDIKPEGRNDAILVWAPAWDLPDAKVDEYVVIAKEKHGYNTEQALGMLFWHKHNIDKALSDLANFTPFPDEWTVEDKVLFEQAFSFHGKSFHRIRQMLPDKSIASLVKYYYSWKKTRSRTSLMDRQARKLTKNGDSEEDSDIESKKSDADDANKENGKQEKDTCSNCGISTSTLNPTPKGSLCNSCFQYWRRTGVMRSAGPNRHDHGQHRHNPMKHKRKPPRGMFIIAEDLSLFTSGPPAQADAVLKNAEADLVSLKRQVQNHKQMISMQKHKMGCIDELRPPEGNQRINARWTNEELLLAVQGVRKYGKDFQAIAEVIGNKTEAHVRSFFINFRRRYNLDEVLAEFEAEHGTEHTNDDDLDKEEEKMEVDIKEPDNSTPSSGTPPPLLKQGTSPIKVPSVSQHRLIPNQRTILQQPPPLIKPNSSSPKPAITTPS